In Monomorium pharaonis isolate MP-MQ-018 chromosome 3, ASM1337386v2, whole genome shotgun sequence, a genomic segment contains:
- the LOC105836076 gene encoding elongation factor G, mitochondrial, translated as MTIVAHLSRNVNLSRLSKIRPYIYKQNVRLLASYAKFAEHKPLEKIRNIGISAHIDSGKTTLTERILYYTGRISEMHEVKGKDNVGATMDSMELERQRGITIQSAATYTLWKDHNINIIDTPGHVDFTVEVERALRVLDGAILVLCAVGGVQSQTLTVNRQMKRYSVPCLAFINKLDRMGANPKRVLQQMRSKLHHNAAFIQLPIGLESNTKGIVDLVTQKAIYFEGNFGEVVREDEIPKDMNAEVNERRQELIEHLSNADDTFGDLYLNETKITEKDIMDAIRRSCLKRKFTPVLVGTALKNKGVQPLLDAVISYLPNPGEVENYALQPKSEGEYDKILLDSNRDDNKPFVGLAFKLEAGKFGQLTYFRCYQGMLRKSETIYNTRTRKKVRIQKLVRLHANQMEDVTEVYAGDIFALFGVDCASGDTFVNESKLDLAMESIYVPDSVVSMSIQPKNTKDRDNFAKGIGRFTKEDPTLRFHYDVDNKESIISGMGELHLEIYAQRLEREYNCPVILGKPKVSFRETLCRPCEFDYLHKKQSGGAGQYARVIGFMEPLPPERNTTIEFSDETIGTNVPKQFIPGVERGFKEMCVKGLLSGHKIAGVKFRILDGMHHCVDSSELAFFLAAQGAVKDVFEYGSWQILEPIMLVEVVGPQEYQGLVLGQINKRKGLINSTEVIDEWFTIVAEVPLNEMFGYSAELRSSTQGKGEFTMEYSRYSPCLPEVQEQLIRQYQESRGIVVEKSQKYKN; from the exons atgacTATCGTAGCTCATTTAAGTCGCAACGTCAATTTAAGTCGACTGTCGAAAATACGGCCATATATTTACAAA CAAAATGTACGATTATTGGCGTCGTACGCCAAATTTGCTGAGCACAAACCATTGGAGAAGATCAGAAACATCGGTATATCGGCTCACATTGATTCTGGAAAAACGACTTTAACTGAACGTATCCTGTATTACACCGGCAGAATATCCGAGATGCACGAG GTAAAGGGAAAAGATAACGTGGGTGCAACTATGGACAGTATGGAATTGGAAAGGCAAAGAGGCATTACTATTCAATCTGCTGCCACATATACATTATGGAAAGATCATAACATCAACATCATTGATACGCCTGGTCACGTGGATTTTACAGTGGAAGTTGAAAGAGCTTTGCGCGTTTTGGATGGTGCTATTCTTGTCCTCTGCGCCGTGGGTGGCGTTCAGTCGCAGACTCTGACTGTGAATCGACAGATGAAGAGATACAGCGTTCCCTGCTTGGCATTCATTAATAAGCTGGATAGAATGGGTGCAAATCCAAAGAGAGTTCTACAACAGATGAGGAGCAAGCTGCATCATAACGCTGCATTCATACAGTTACCAATCGGTCTCGAGAGTAATACAAAGGGCATAGTAGATTTAGTTACTCaaaaagcaatttattttgaagGGAATTTTGGGGAAGTTGTTAGGGAGGATGAAATCCCAAAGGATATGAATGCAG AGGTAAATGAAAGAAGGCAAGAATTAATCGAGCACTTGAGCAATGCAGACGATACGTTTGGtgatttgtatttaaatgaaacaaaaataactgAGAAAGATATTATGGACGCCATACGCAGGAGTTGcttaaaaagaaagtttacACCTGTGCTAGTTGGCACTGCATTGAAAAATAAGGGAGTTCAGCCATTATTAGATGCAGTAATAAGTTATTTACCGAATCCGGGAGAAGTAGAGAATTATGCTCTTCAACCAAAATCCga gggtgaatatgataaaattttattagattctAATCGAGATGACAATAAACCTTTTGTTGGATTGGCATTCAAGTTGGAGGCTGGTAAATTTGGtcaattaacatattttcgTTGTTACCAGGGAATGTTAAGAAAATCGGAAACCATATATAACACAAGAACACGAAAAAAG gtACGGATACAAAAATTAGTTCGACTTCATGCAAATCAAATGGAAGATGTTACAGAAGTTTATGCGGGAgatatttttgctttatttgGTGTAGACTGTGCATCTGGTGATACTTTTGTTAACGAATCCAAACTAGATCTGGCGATGGAATCTATTTACGTTCCCGATTCTGTGGTATCTATGTCTATACAaccaaaaaatacaaaagatcGAGATAATTTTGCTAAAGGTATTGGCCGATTTACAAAGGAAGATCCAACTTTGCGTTTTCACTACGATGTCGATAACAAG GAAAGCATAATTTCTGGTATGGGCGAATTGCATTTGGAAATTTATGCGCAAAGATTAGAACGTGAATATAATTGCCCAGTTATTCTTGGAAAACCAAAAGTTTCTTTCCGTGAGACTTTATGTAGACCTTGTGAATTTGATTATCTTCATAAGAAACAGTCTGGCGGTGCTGGCCAATATGCGCGCGTGATTGGATTTATGGAG CCTTTGCCACCCGAGAGAAATACAACTATCGAATTTTCGGATGAAACTATAGGAACCAATGTaccaaaacaatttattccGGGCGTAGAGAGAGGTTTCAAGGAAATGTGCGTAAAAGGGTTGCTTAGTGGTCACAAGATCGCTGGTGTTAAATTTAGAATACTTGATGGCATGCATCATTGTGTAGACTCGTCGGAACTTGccttctttctagctgcacaaGGAGCTGTGAAGGATGTTTTTGAATATGGTAGCTGGCAAATTTTAGAACCAATTATGTTGGTCGAAGTAGTGGGCCCACAGGAATATCAG GGTTTGGTATTGGGACAAATTAACAAGAGAAAAGGACTGATAAACTCGACGGAAGTAATAGATGAATGGTTCACGATTGTTGCCGAAGTGCCGCTTAATGAAATGTTCGGTTACTCCGCTGAACTGAGATCAAGCACGCAAGGTAAAGGAGAGTTTACGATGGAGTATTCGAGGTATAGCCCTTGCTTACCAGAAGTGCAGGAACAACTTATTAGACAATATCAAGAATCGCGGGGAATAGTAGTCGAAAAATCtcagaaatataaaaactaa